A genomic stretch from Arachis stenosperma cultivar V10309 chromosome 3, arast.V10309.gnm1.PFL2, whole genome shotgun sequence includes:
- the LOC130966921 gene encoding uncharacterized protein At4g18257-like encodes MGEEGNGKKRMVVESLGWLTESSIMPKKHRAIEGVGASSMMELKAELYKSQEDSKKSRELAGPDAEYQRAKSKIAPKDSFSAKNSGVEARDHKDKLELKAVNDGSVSYAALERKAELYEKLVRGELSDEEDQEKYCVDFFRKGIEQDELPQLENRDAAETVLRENEVADNDASVMFDVKKVGLGRTVGAVDNAEHKRNIWEVHEEANRAREKASEIKHRRQEQVAAHREKLKQAYLRKKLEQLKATTEGLGSDIKNT; translated from the exons ATGGGGGAAGAAGGGAACGGGAAGAAGAGGATGGTGGTTGAGTCGCTGGGATGGCTAACGGAATCGTCGATAATGCCGAAGAAGCACCGCGCCATAGAGGGCGTGGGTGCGTCGTCGATGATGGAGTTGAAGGCCGAGCTCTACAAGTCTCAGGAAGATTCCAAGAAGTCTAGGGAACTCGCCGGTCCCGACGCCGAGTACCAACGCGCCAAGAGCAAGATCGCCCCCAAAGATTCCTTCTCCGCCAAGAATTCTGGTGTTGAAGCACGCGATCACAA GGATAAACTTGAGTTAAAAGCGGTTAATGATGGATCAGTGAGCTATGCAGCGCTGGAGAGGAAGGCCGAGCTGTATGAAAAGTTGGTTAGAGGTGAGCTGTCTGATGAAGAGGATCAAGAGAAGTATTGTGTAGATTTTTTCCGTAAGGGTATTGAGCAGGATGAGTTGCCACAGCTGGAAAATCGTGATGCTGCTGAGACTGTGCTGCGAGAAAATGAAGTTGCTGATAATGATGCTTCTGTGATGTTTGATGTGAAAAAGGTTGGGCTGGGGCGAACAGTTGGAGCTGTCGATAATGCTGAGCATAAGCGCAATATCTG GGAAGTTCATGAAGAAGCTAATCGAGCAAGAGAAAAGGCCTCTGAAATCAAACATCGCAGACAGGAGCAGGTAGCTGCTCATCGTGAGAAACTGAAACAAGCATATCTTCGGAAGAAGCTGGAGCAACTGAAAGCCACAACCGAAGGACTTGGATCTGACATAAAGAACACATGA
- the LOC130970395 gene encoding LRR receptor-like serine/threonine-protein kinase FLS2, with amino-acid sequence MMLLSPKISLSVVIALFVLTILSYADNNTGLLEVEIEALKAFKNSITLDPNGTLADWIEIHPHCNWSGIQCDPSSSHVISISLTSQQLHGEISPFLGNISSLQVLDLTSNSFTGHIPYQLSRCTQLTVLGLFENSLSGPIPPELGNLKRLQYLDLGSNFLNGTLPESIFNITSLLGIAFNNNNLTGTIPSHTGKLLNLIQMIGYGNSLVGSIPPSIGNLEALKALDFSQNQLSGVIPKEIGNLTNLQSLLLFQNSLSGKIPSELAKCKNLLNLELYENHLSGSIPPELGNLVHLETLRIFSNNLNSTIPPSIFQLKSLTHLGLSDNNLEGTISPEIGSLSSLTYLTLHLNKFTGRIPSSITSLKNLTYLSMSQNLLSGEIPSDIGVLHNLKFLILGFNHLHGSIPPSITSCTSLVNVSLAFNSFTGKIPEGFSRMPNLTFLSFAHNNLSGEIPDDLFNCSNLHTLSLGENNMSGVIKPGIQNLFKVQTLQLNVNSFIGSIPPEIGNLSQLITLTLAENKLSGSIPPELSKLFLLQGLSLHDNELEGTIPDTLSGIKPLTKLLLHRNKLVGQIPDSISQLDMLSYLDLHDNKLNGSIPRSMGKLNKLLMLDLSHNHLTGSIPSDVIAHFKDMQMYLNLSYNNFAGSVPDELGMLQMVQAIDISNNNLSGVIPNRISGCRNLFNLDFSGNKISGPIPAEAFSHMDLLENLNLSRNHLDGKIPEVLAQLEHLISIDLSQNNLKGTIPQGFANLSKLMHLNLSFNQLEGPVPMTGIFAHINASDMKGNQDLCGAKFLRPCKEGNNHALSKRSIAIIAALGSLAILLLLVLVILILNRGNKLCNSKQKENGENQEPDYRTALALKRFSPKELENATGLFSTDNIIGASNLSTVYKGQLEQGQIVAVKRLNLHQFYANTDKIFKTEASTLSQLRHRNLVKVLGYAWESGKLKALVLEYMENGNLDTIIHDKSVDQSRWTLSERIRVLISIASGLDYLHSGYDFPIVHCDLKPSNILLDRDWEAHVSDFGTARILGLHLQDGNTLSSSAALQGTVGYLAPEIAYIRKVTPKVDVFGFGIIIMEFLTKRRPTGLSEEDDGLPVSLPEAVEKAVANGMKELINIVDPMLAMDDTKGHVDALVGLFKLSLCCTLSNPEDRPNMNEVLSTLMKLQTAR; translated from the coding sequence ATGATGTTGCTTTCTCCTAAGATTAGTTTGAGTGTAGTCATAGCCCTTTTCGTATTAACCATACTTTCATATGCAGATAATAATACTGGGCTCTtggaggttgaaattgaagccTTGAAAGCTTTCAAGAACTCCATCACCCTTGACCCAAATGGAACACTTGCTGATTGGATTGAAATCCACCCTCATTGCAATTGGTCTGGCATTCAATGTGACCCTTCTTCAAGCCATGTGATCTCAATTTCTCTGACTTCTCAGCAGCTCCATGGAGAGATTTCACCATTCTTGGGCAATATTTCAAGCCTTCAGGTTCTTGATTTAACTTCAAATTCATTTACCGGCCATATTCCTTATCAGCTAAGTCGTTGCACTCAACTAACTGTGCTTGGTCTCTTTGAGAATTCTCTCTCAGGACCAATCCCTCCTGAGTTAGGAAACTTGAAAAGATTGCAGTATTTGGATTTAGGAAGTAACTTCTTGAATGGAACCCTTCCTGAGAGCATATTCAACATCACTTCTTTGTTGGGAATTGCTTTCAATAACAACAACCTCACAGGCACAATACCATCACACACAGGCAAGCTCCTTAACCTTATTCAGATGATAGGATATGGGAATAGCTTGGTTGGGTCTATACCTCCTTCCATAGGGAATCTTGAAGCTTTGAAGGCTCTTGATTTTAGCCAAAACCAGTTATCAGGTGTAATACCTAAAGAGATTGGAAACCTGACAAATTTACAATCCCTTCTCTTGTTTCAAAATTCATTATCTGGTAAAATCCCTTCAGAACTTGCCAAGTGTAAGAATCTCTTAAACCTTGAGTTGTATGAAAATCACTTGTCTGGAAGTATTCCTCCTGAGCTAGGAAACTTAGTTCATTTGGAAACATTGAGGATATTCAGCAATAACTTGAACTCCACTATTCCACCTTCCATATTCCAATTGAAATCATTGACACATTTAGGCCTCTCAGACAATAACTTGGAGGGAACAATATCTCCTGAGATAGGATCTTTGAGTTCCTTAACATACCTAACCCTGCATCTAAATAAGTTTACCGGCCGCATCCCTTCATCCATAACAAGCTTGAAAAACTTAACATATCTTTCAATGAGCCAGAATCTTCTTTCAGGTGAAATTCCTTCAGACATTGGTGTGCTTCATAATTTGAAGTTTCTAATCTTGGGCTTCAACCATTTACATGGTTCCATCCCTCCTAGCATTACCAGTTGTACTAGCTTGGTAAATGTAAGCTTAGCTTTCAATTCATTCACTGGCAAAATTCCTGAGGGCTTTTCTAGGATGCCTAATCTTACTTTCCTATCTTTTGCTCACAACAACTTGTCCGGGGAAATCCCGGACGACCTTTTCAACTGCTCAAACCTTCATACACTAAGTTTGGGAGAGAACAATATGAGTGGAGTAATAAAACCAGGCATTCAAAACCTGTTTAAGGTTCAGACTCTGCAGCTGAATGTAAATTCCTTCATAGGATCAATTCCACCAGAGATTGGAAACTTAAGTCAGCTCATCACTTTAACCCTTGCTGAAAACAAGTTATCTGGTTCAATTCCACCAGAATTGTCCAAACTTTTTCTTCTGCAGGGGCTCTCCCTCCATGACAATGAGTTAGAAGGTACAATACCTGATACACTCTCTGGTATCAAACCACTAACAAAGCTTTTGCTGCATAGAAACAAGTTGGTTGGTCAGATACCAGATTCTATCTCACAGCTTGATATGCTTTCATATTTGGATCTCCATGACAACAAGCTGAATGGTTCCATTCCAAGAAGCATGGGGAAGCTTAATAAGCTTTTGATGTTGGATCTCTCTCACAACCACCTCACAGGATCAATTCCTAGTGATGTCATTGCACACTTCAAAGACATGCAGATGTAtctcaacctttcttacaacaACTTTGCTGGAAGTGTTCCAGATGAGTTGGGCATGTTGCAAATGGTACAGGCCATTGATATTTCAAACAATAATCTTTCAGGTGTCATTCCCAATAGAATTTCCGGGTGCAGAAATCTGTTCAATCTTGATTTTTCAGGAAACAAGATTTCAGGCCCAATTCCTGCAGAAGCTTTTAGTCACATGGACTTGCTTGAAAACTTGAATCTTTCAAGAAACCATTTAGATGGTAAAATCCCTGAAGTCTTGGCACAACTTGAGCATCTCATTTCCATAGATCTTTCTCAGAATAACTTGAAGGGAACAATTCCTCAGGGCTTTGCCAATCTCTCCAAGCTGATGCATCTCAACCTTTCTTTCAATCAACTTGAAGGCCCTGTGCCTATGACTGGAATATTTGCACATATCAATGCATCTGATATGAAGGGAAACCAGGATCTTTGTGGAGCAAAATTCTTAAGGCCATGCAAAGAAGGTAATAATCATGCTCTATCCAAGAGAAGCATAGCTATTATCGCTGCGCTTGGATCTCTTGCAATACTCCTACTTCTAGTGCTTGTGATTTTGATTCTCAATCGAGGCAACAAACTTTGCAATTCTAAACAAAAAGAGAATGGTGAGAATCAAGAACCAGATTACAGGACAGCATTGGCTCTTAAAAGATTCAGTCCAAAGGAGTTAGAGAATGCCACTGGCTTATTCAGCACTGACAACATCATTGGTGCTAGCAATTTGAGCACAGTTTACAAGGGACAACTTGAACAAGGCCAGATTGTAGCTGTCAAAAGATTGAATTTGCATCAATTCTATGCAAACACAGATAAGATCTTCAAAACAGAAGCCAGCACCTTGAGCCAGCTGAGGCATAGAAATTTGGTGAAGGTGCTTGGTTATGCCTGGGAGAGTGGGAAATTGAAAGCTCTAGTTCTAGAGTACATGGAAAATGGGAATTTGGATACCATCATACACGACAAATCGGTCGATCAGTCTAGGTGGACATTATCTGAAAGAATCCGTGTTCTGATTTCTATTGCTAGCGGATTGGACTACTTACACTCTGGTTATGACTTTCCCATTGTGCACTGTGACTTAAAACCTTCTAACATCCTTTTGGATAGAGACTGGGAAGCTCATGTCAGTGATTTTGGGACAGCTCGAATTCTCGGACTTCATTTGCAGGATGGTAATACCCTTTCCTCATCTGCAGCTTTGCAAGGCACAGTTGGCTATCTTGCACCAG